The Parambassis ranga chromosome 1, fParRan2.1, whole genome shotgun sequence genome includes a region encoding these proteins:
- the tekt4 gene encoding tektin-4 translates to MSWDVLVSRPQYDSRAVAQGVQEKDAPADPEVLQLSSGSATAGYRSAKYIPDEWFSNYRTILHQAGTDNYEAQSIQRDSRTLYQDAEATTMKTQADGTRLLGERLQEIHYWKSELQRHIEKLQADTEALLALKTRLEKAQDATETPYAITTDNLTCRGRRPGPDLVRDPVEEELLKEVELIRSIQALLKRTTAQVVSQIKMNREAKQMLELDWSDKYQAYSLDDHSGRHSNMSPDTKKHPSSAAVQEQVCNCLSWTKFTRDNLSKAMQEEQATSSLRALVEQMLQDTTEDLRVQCSNVDQAFSQRCKELIDAKIQLEMKLAQILEQIGAQERNIVTLQQAIHNKEAPLRVAQSRLYLRSLRPNMELCRDDPQLSLEGEVRQINVNMASLQQQLSEARGSLSHLEESRMALEKDIKCKTQSLFIDRDKCMMHRKRYPTISQLSGY, encoded by the exons ATGAGCTGGGACGTTTTGGTGTCACGGCCGCAGTATGACAGCAGAGCTGTGGCTCAGGGAGTCCAGGAGAAAGATGCTCCTGCAGACCCGGAGGTCCTGCAGCTGTCCTCGGGCTCAGCCACCGCCGGGTACCGCTCAGCTAAATACATCCCCGATGAATGGTTCTCCAACTACCGAACCATACTTCATCAGGCCGGCACTGACAACTACGAAGCCCAGAGCATCCAGCGTGACTCCAGGACTCTGTACCAGGACGCCGAGGCGACCACAATGAAAACCCAGGCCGATGGGACCCGCCTCCTCGGAGAGAGACTTCAAGAAATCCACTACTGGAAGTCCGAACTGCAGCGACACATCGAGAAGCTGCAGGCCGACACAGAGGCGCTGCTGGCGCTAAAGACGCGACTGGAGAAGGCGCAGGACGCAACGGAGACCCCGTATGCCATCACGACCGACAACCTGACCTGCAGGGGAAGAAGACCTGGACCCGACCTGGTCAGAGACCCTGTGGAAGAGGAGCTACTGAAG GAGGTGGAGCTGATCAGAAGCATCCAGGCTCTTCTGAAGAGGACTACAGCTCAGGTTGTCAGTCAAATTAA GATGAACAGAGAGGCCAAGCAGATGTTAGAGCTGGACTGGTCGGATAAGTACCAGGCTTACAGCTTGGATGACCACAGTGGAAGACACAGTAACATGAGTCCAGACACAAAGAAGCACCCCAGCTCAGCTGCTGTGCAGGAACA ggtGTGTAACTGCTTGTCATGGACAAAGTTTACACGGGACAACCTGTCCAAAGCCATGCAGGAGGAACAGGCCACCAGCAGTCTCAG aGCGCTGGTAGAGCAAATGCTGCAGGACACCACTGAGGATCTGAGAGTGCAGTGCTCTAATGTGGACCAGGCCTTCAGCCAGCGCTGCAAGGAGCTGATAGACGCCAAGATCCAGCTGGAGATGAAGCTCGCACAG attTTAGAGCAAATTGGGGCCCAGGAGAGGAACATTGTCACTCTTCAGCAGGCCATCCACAACAAGGAGGCTCCACTGAGAGTGGCTCAGTCCAGGCTTTACCTTCGCTCCCTGAGGCCCAACATGGAGCTCTGCAGGGACGACCCCCAGCTCag TTTGGAAGGTGAGGTGAGGCAGATCAATGTCAACATGgcatctctgcagcagcagcttagcGAGGCCAGAGGCTCCTTGTCCCACCTGGAGGAGTCACGCATGGCGCTTGAGAAGGACATCAAGTGTAAAACTCAGTCGCTGTTCATCGACAGGGATAAGTGCATGATGCACCGTAAACGATACCCGACCATCTCACAACTGTCTGGATACTGA